The sequence CCGTCTGAAAAATAGATCCGTTGGACGCGGTCAGAACCAGAGAGGCCGGCTGAGCCGTCGTCGGGCCGGTCACAACTTTATCATGTGGAATATAGGCGCAGCCGTTAAGTGTTAACATCACGATCAATGCCAACAGGCCAGGTCGGCGGAGCTGTTGGATAACAACCGACTTTGCATTCATCATCACTACGGATATCGCCTTAAATTGAATATATTTCAATACATTAGAAATAACCGCGACACCTATCCCCACACCTGAGGCGTTAAACATGCCAAACGGTTATTTCGTAACCACTGCGCTTATTACAGTTGGGTTAATTTCTGCAGCATCTGATCGGAAGAAGAGACGGCTTTACTGTTAATCTCGTAAGCGCGCTGAGTCTGAATCATGGAAACCAGCTCTTCAGCCACATTCACATTCGAGGTTTCAACATATTTCTGGTACAGCAGCCCCGCGCCATTCAGACCCGGATTGCTTTCGTTCGGCGCCCCGGAGCTCTCAGTCTCCAGGTATAAGTTCTCACCAATACTTTCCAGGCCGCTGTCATTAATAAAGGTTGTCAGCGTCAACTGGCCGACCTGCGTTCCCGCGGTCTGTCCCTGTTGCGTAACGCTGACAATACCATCACGACCAATCGTCAACTCAATGGCATTGGAGGGAATGGTTATCGCCGGCTGAACCAGAAAACCGCTGGAGGTGACCAATTGACCGTTGCCATCCAGTTGGAAAGCGCCGTCCCGGGTATATGCCGTGGTGCCATCCGGAAGCTGAACCTGGAAAAATCCCTGCCCCTTGATCGCCACATCCTTGGAATTTCCCGTTTCCGAGAAAGTTCCCTGCGTATGTATACGTTCGGTCGATACCGGACGAACCCCCGTCCCCAACTGCAACCCCGAAGGCAACATTGTTTGTTCCGACGACTGAGCGCCCGGCTGGCGCACGGTCTGATACAGCAAATCCTCAAACACCGCACGCTGACGCTTGAAACCATTGGTGCTGACGTTCGCCAGGTTATTGGAAATAACATCCATATTGGTTTGCTGGGCGTTCAGACCGGTTTTGGCAATCCACAAAGAACGGATCATTTAGTCACTCCTGTGCGCGCATTGGCGCTTAACTCATGGCTAATATCTGATTAGCGCGTTGGGCGTTATCATCGACGCTGCTGATAACTTTCATCTGCATTTCGAAGCGTCGGGCGTTGGCGATCATATCCACCATGGTGTCAACCGGATTCACGTTACTGCCTTCCAACACGCCTGGCATAACACGCACATCGGGGTCGTTGGGCAGCACATTGCCACGCTGCTGCTGCGCGGCCTGCGTCAGACGAAACAGACCGTCATCGGAACGCGTCACTTCCTGCCCCGTGGCCTGAACC comes from Brenneria nigrifluens DSM 30175 = ATCC 13028 and encodes:
- the flgG gene encoding flagellar basal-body rod protein FlgG, whose translation is MIRSLWIAKTGLNAQQTNMDVISNNLANVSTNGFKRQRAVFEDLLYQTVRQPGAQSSEQTMLPSGLQLGTGVRPVSTERIHTQGTFSETGNSKDVAIKGQGFFQVQLPDGTTAYTRDGAFQLDGNGQLVTSSGFLVQPAITIPSNAIELTIGRDGIVSVTQQGQTAGTQVGQLTLTTFINDSGLESIGENLYLETESSGAPNESNPGLNGAGLLYQKYVETSNVNVAEELVSMIQTQRAYEINSKAVSSSDQMLQKLTQL